TGTCCTCGCCCGTGGCCAGCCGGACGGCCAGCCGGTCGGCCTCCTGCTGGCCGGCGTTGACCTGGGCCAATGCGGCCTTCAGGGCCTGGCCGAAAGTCTGGGCCGCCTCGTGGGCTTTGGGCCCGTCGTCATTCCGGATCTGTCCCCCAATGCGGCCGCCCATGGCCGGCACCCCGCCGGCAGCAGCCGCGTCCACGCTCCCTGGACCGTAAATGGAATTCACGGGCATCCTCCTTCCCCCAAGTACCCCCCGGACGAAATTCCTAGGACCGGCTCAGCCCCATGTCCCCCTAGCGGCGACCGATCTCCAGGGCCCGCAGCGCCATGTGCCGGGCGGCGTTGAAAGCGGTTACGTTGGCCTCGTAGGCCCGGGTGGCGCTGAGGAGGTTGACCATCTCCTCCGCCAGGTCCACGTTGGGCAGCAGGACAAAGCCGTTTTCATCGGCGTCGGGATGGCCCGGATCGTAAACCTGCTGGAAGGGGCGCGGGTCTTCGTAGATGCCGTCCACCTGCACACCGGTGGCTGCCGGCATGCCTGAACGCCGGCCGCCCAGGTATTGCTGCAGGGCGGCGGCGAAGCCGCTGCGGCCCCGGGGCGCCATGGTGACGACGCGACGGCGGTAGGGCCCGCCTTCGGCGGTGCGGGTGGTGTGGATGTTGGCCAGGTTTTCCGACACCACTTCCAGCCGCAGGCGCTCCGCCGTCAGGGCCGAAGCGCTGGCCGACATGGCTTGAAACAGGCTCAAGTTCAGCGCCTCCCTTCGGTGATGGCTGTGCGCAGAAGGGCCAGCCGCCTGGCGGCTACGTCCACCAGGGCTTGGTACTCCAAGGTGTTGCGGGCCAGTTCGGCCATCTCCCGGTCGATGTCCACGTTGTTGCCGTCGGCCCTCATGGTGGTGCTGGAGTCCTGGAACACCTGGGGCCGGTAGTCGTGGACGCCGGCAGGCCGGCCCAGGTGGCTCCGGTGGGTGGCAGCCAAAGGCAGGCGGCGGCCGTCGCGGCCCATGGCCTCGGCCAGCTGGGCCTTGAAG
Above is a window of Sphingobacteriaceae bacterium DNA encoding:
- the fliE gene encoding flagellar hook-basal body complex protein FliE; the encoded protein is MNSIYGPGSVDAAAAGGVPAMGGRIGGQIRNDDGPKAHEAAQTFGQALKAALAQVNAGQQEADRLAVRLATGEDTDIAAVMIAAERAQLTFQLAVEVRNKVLESYQEIMRMQV
- the flgC gene encoding flagellar basal body rod protein FlgC, with protein sequence MSLFQAMSASASALTAERLRLEVVSENLANIHTTRTAEGGPYRRRVVTMAPRGRSGFAAALQQYLGGRRSGMPAATGVQVDGIYEDPRPFQQVYDPGHPDADENGFVLLPNVDLAEEMVNLLSATRAYEANVTAFNAARHMALRALEIGRR
- the flgB gene encoding flagellar basal body rod protein FlgB, with translation MGDSMLVDGIQWALERGIEGLTIRHNLLADNIANVETPGFKRSDVAFKAQLAEAMGRDGRRLPLAATHRSHLGRPAGVHDYRPQVFQDSSTTMRADGNNVDIDREMAELARNTLEYQALVDVAARRLALLRTAITEGRR